A region from the Mycolicibacterium litorale genome encodes:
- the nusB gene encoding transcription antitermination factor NusB — MSDKPDRGRHQARKRAVDLLFEAEARGLTPAEVATSRNKLAGTQPDVTALNPYTVTVARGVTDHRAHIDDLISAHLHGWTLDRLPAVDRAILRVAVWELLHAEDVPEPVAVDEAVELAKQLSTDDSPGFVNGVLGQVMLVTPQIRAADAAVRGAVGGGAQGGTDG, encoded by the coding sequence ATGTCTGACAAACCGGACCGCGGCCGCCACCAGGCCCGCAAACGCGCCGTCGACCTCCTCTTCGAGGCGGAGGCGCGCGGACTGACCCCCGCCGAGGTCGCCACCTCGCGCAACAAGCTGGCGGGGACCCAGCCCGACGTCACGGCACTCAACCCGTACACCGTCACCGTCGCGCGCGGTGTCACCGACCATCGCGCCCACATCGACGACCTGATCTCGGCGCACCTGCACGGGTGGACGCTGGATCGGCTGCCCGCAGTGGACCGCGCGATCCTGCGGGTCGCGGTGTGGGAGTTGCTGCACGCCGAGGACGTTCCCGAGCCGGTCGCGGTCGACGAAGCGGTGGAGCTGGCCAAACAGCTGTCCACCGACGACTCCCCGGGCTTCGTCAACGGCGTACTGGGTCAGGTGATGCTCGTGACGCCGCAGATCCGGGCCGCCGACGCGGCCGTGCGGGGTGCCGTCGGTGGCGGCGCGCAGGGCGGCACGGACGGCTGA
- a CDS encoding FAD-dependent monooxygenase, with protein MATPTVLISGAGIAGPALALWLTSNGFRVVVVESAAGIRPGGQTVDLRGAGAHVVERMGLLDRMQSRALFQRGIAWLRADGSRRAEMPVTAFDGNGPVSKLEILRGDLVDVLYQATKDTCEYRFGTRIAALTEHDTGVDVTFSDGTAMQADMVVGADGPHSAVRRLVFGPEERFVTPLGGYNAWFSAPDTVGLDGWYLMFQAPGGLNASMRPSHDPSTVKASLSFRSEPLDYDRHDLGAQRRMLRERFAGAGWQCDALVAAAEQAEDFYFDSFAQVKMASWSSSRVTLVGDAGYCASPLSGMGTSLALVGAYLLAGELGTAGSDLTDERLRTVFARYDTAMRPYVDRCQKLNNTLDRYAPLTEKEISDNATAMKWMQRWPLRPIASRLWFRTADAITLPDYPTAARA; from the coding sequence ATGGCCACGCCGACGGTTCTGATCAGTGGTGCCGGGATCGCCGGCCCGGCACTCGCGCTGTGGTTGACGAGCAACGGCTTTCGCGTCGTGGTGGTGGAGAGCGCCGCGGGGATCCGGCCCGGCGGCCAGACCGTCGACCTGCGCGGGGCGGGCGCCCACGTGGTCGAGCGGATGGGGCTGCTCGACCGGATGCAGAGCCGGGCGCTGTTCCAGCGCGGTATCGCGTGGCTGCGCGCCGACGGCAGCCGGCGCGCCGAGATGCCGGTGACGGCGTTCGACGGCAACGGGCCCGTGTCGAAACTGGAGATCCTGCGCGGCGATCTCGTCGACGTGCTCTACCAGGCGACGAAGGACACGTGCGAGTACCGGTTCGGCACCCGGATCGCCGCGCTGACCGAACACGACACCGGTGTCGACGTGACCTTTTCCGACGGCACCGCGATGCAGGCGGACATGGTGGTGGGCGCCGACGGGCCGCATTCGGCGGTGCGCCGCCTGGTGTTCGGGCCGGAAGAACGGTTCGTCACGCCGCTGGGCGGCTACAACGCCTGGTTCTCCGCGCCCGACACGGTCGGCCTCGACGGCTGGTATCTGATGTTCCAGGCCCCCGGCGGGCTCAACGCGTCGATGCGCCCGTCCCACGATCCGTCGACCGTCAAGGCAAGTCTGTCGTTCCGCTCCGAACCGCTCGACTACGACCGCCACGATCTCGGCGCGCAGCGGCGCATGCTGCGCGAACGCTTCGCCGGGGCGGGGTGGCAGTGCGATGCGTTGGTCGCGGCCGCCGAACAGGCCGAGGACTTCTACTTCGACTCGTTCGCGCAGGTGAAGATGGCGTCGTGGTCGTCGTCGCGCGTCACCCTCGTCGGCGATGCCGGTTACTGCGCGTCGCCGCTCTCGGGTATGGGGACCAGCCTCGCCCTCGTCGGCGCCTACCTGCTGGCCGGTGAGTTGGGTACGGCGGGAAGCGATCTCACCGACGAGCGGCTGCGGACGGTGTTCGCCCGCTACGACACGGCGATGCGACCCTACGTCGACCGCTGCCAGAAGCTGAACAACACCTTGGACCGGTACGCGCCGCTGACGGAGAAGGAGATCTCCGACAACGCCACCGCGATGAAGTGGATGCAACGCTGGCCGCTGCGCCCCATCGCCTCGCGTCTGTGGTTCCGCACCGCCGACGCGATCACGCTGCCGGACTACCCGACCGCGGCGCGGGCCTGA
- a CDS encoding serine hydrolase domain-containing protein — MNLDGNQASIREAIDAGLLSGAVTMVWQAGRVLQVNELGHRDVDAQLPMQRDTIFRIASMTKPVTVAAAMSLVGEGRIALDDPVTTWLPELADMRVLDTPGGPLDRTHPARRPITVDDLMTHRSGLAYFFSVVGPLARAYGRISARQDPDSWLAEIGALPLQHQPGDRMTYSNSTDVLGILLERLEGKSLQDVLTERILGPLGMADTAFYVAPQNRGRVATMYKLTSDDTLSHDAMGPPPTTPPPFCMGGANLFSTADDYLRFARMLLAGGEVDGVRVLSEDSVRLMRTDRLTADQKKHPFLGMPFWLGRGFGLNLSVVTDPGKSRQLFGPGGLGTFSWPGAYGTWWQADPSADLIVVYLIQNLPNLGADAAAAVAGNTSLMKLQSVQPKFVRRTYAALGL; from the coding sequence GTGAACCTCGACGGTAACCAGGCGTCCATCCGCGAAGCGATCGACGCCGGGCTCCTGTCCGGCGCCGTCACCATGGTGTGGCAGGCGGGGCGAGTGCTCCAGGTCAACGAACTGGGCCACCGCGACGTCGACGCACAGCTGCCCATGCAGCGCGACACGATCTTCCGCATCGCGTCGATGACCAAACCCGTCACCGTCGCGGCGGCCATGAGCCTGGTCGGTGAGGGCCGGATCGCGCTCGACGATCCGGTCACCACCTGGCTGCCCGAACTAGCCGACATGCGGGTGCTCGACACCCCGGGCGGTCCGCTGGACCGGACCCACCCGGCGCGCAGGCCCATCACCGTCGACGATCTGATGACGCACCGCAGCGGGCTGGCGTATTTCTTCTCCGTCGTCGGCCCGCTGGCCCGTGCCTACGGCAGGATCTCGGCGCGGCAGGACCCCGACTCCTGGCTCGCCGAGATCGGCGCGCTTCCGCTGCAGCACCAGCCCGGTGACCGGATGACCTACAGCAACTCCACCGACGTGCTCGGCATCCTGCTGGAGCGCCTCGAGGGCAAATCGCTGCAGGACGTGCTCACCGAACGCATCCTCGGCCCGCTGGGCATGGCCGATACGGCCTTCTACGTGGCGCCGCAGAACCGCGGCCGGGTCGCCACCATGTACAAACTCACCAGCGACGACACGCTCAGCCACGACGCGATGGGCCCCCCGCCCACGACGCCGCCGCCGTTCTGCATGGGCGGGGCGAACCTGTTCTCGACCGCCGACGACTATTTGCGGTTCGCGCGCATGCTGCTCGCCGGCGGCGAGGTGGACGGCGTGCGGGTGCTGTCCGAGGACTCCGTGCGGTTGATGCGCACCGACCGGCTGACCGCCGACCAGAAGAAGCATCCGTTCCTGGGGATGCCGTTCTGGCTGGGCCGGGGTTTCGGGCTCAACCTGTCGGTGGTGACCGATCCCGGCAAGTCCCGGCAGCTGTTCGGGCCGGGCGGGCTGGGCACGTTCAGCTGGCCCGGGGCCTACGGCACCTGGTGGCAGGCCGATCCGAGCGCCGACCTGATCGTCGTCTACCTCATCCAGAACCTGCCGAACCTCGGCGCCGACGCCGCCGCGGCGGTCGCGGGCAACACGTCGCTGATGAAACTGCAGTCGGTGCAACCGAAGTTCGTGCGGCGCACCTACGCCGCGCTGGGGCTGTGA
- the pyrR gene encoding bifunctional pyr operon transcriptional regulator/uracil phosphoribosyltransferase PyrR, with protein sequence MGSPDTPDRELMTAADVGRTISRIAHQIIEKTALDGPDAPRVVLLGIPTRGVTLAARLAERIKTFSGVTVAHGALDITLYRDDLDTKPPRPLEDTSIPAGGIDHALVILVDDVLYTGRSVRAALDALRDIGRPNVVQLAVLVDRGHRELPLRADYVGKNVPTSRSENVKVRLEGTDDVEGIWIAPHGGPAR encoded by the coding sequence GTGGGCAGTCCTGACACACCCGACCGGGAATTGATGACCGCGGCCGACGTGGGCCGCACCATATCCCGCATCGCGCACCAGATCATCGAGAAGACCGCCTTGGACGGCCCCGACGCGCCGCGGGTGGTGCTGCTGGGCATCCCGACGCGCGGTGTCACCCTGGCCGCGCGGCTGGCCGAGAGGATCAAGACCTTCTCCGGCGTCACCGTGGCGCACGGCGCGCTCGACATCACGCTGTACCGCGACGATCTGGACACCAAACCGCCCCGGCCGCTGGAGGACACCTCCATCCCCGCGGGCGGTATCGACCACGCACTGGTCATTCTCGTCGACGACGTGCTCTACACCGGGCGCTCGGTCCGTGCGGCCCTCGACGCGCTGCGCGACATCGGCCGCCCGAACGTCGTGCAGCTCGCGGTGCTGGTCGACCGCGGGCACCGGGAACTGCCGCTGCGCGCCGACTACGTCGGCAAGAACGTGCCCACTTCGCGCAGCGAGAACGTCAAGGTGCGCCTGGAAGGAACCGACGACGTCGAGGGCATCTGGATCGCACCACACGGAGGGCCGGCCCGGTGA